The Acyrthosiphon pisum isolate AL4f unplaced genomic scaffold, pea_aphid_22Mar2018_4r6ur Scaffold_52;HRSCAF=355, whole genome shotgun sequence genome segment GCACACCTGGCACGAATAGTTACTTCCTTTTTCGTACTTTACTTTTCGCATTGTCGTAGTCGGTTTTTGATTTGATTGAACTGTATGCAACGCAGTAGTCTTGGTTTGGGATGTGGTTTTTGACTTTTCCCGCCCTCCTTCAGATTGACTTCCTGCTGATGCTGCATTACAGAACTTAGTTAGGAAAGTTAAAAATTCGGTAACGCTTGGATCCTCATTGGTGTCTACAAGCAGTTCCCACTGTGCTCGTAGTTGTCCATCCAACTTTTGTTGAAACAGATGTAGTAATATCGGATCCCATAGATCCGtggcataatttaaattttttaatgcacCGGTTGACTCTGATATATGGTTTAACATTTGTCTAATAGACTTTTCATCATTGAATACTGCCTTTTTCATCTCCCAGAGTTGCTTGAAATGACTCTCTGCAATTACACGACGATTTGAATAGCGATTATTCAGTATTTTCAATGCTAAAAAGTAATTGTCGTTACTGAGCATTAAGTTGTTAATCAGATTCAGCGGTTCACCTTCtaaatacgattttaaataaGTGAACTTAACAACCGGTTgaagaaataaattatcatttacgaCCGTATCAAACGTATTACGAAAACCCATATATTGCTTAGGGTCGCCCGTGAAACGTGGGATGGACAATTTTTCCAAAGGTATAAAGCTAGGTGTATTCTTCCTTGAGCCATtcaattcaataaatgtttCATCTGCATTTTGCCCTAAAAGTTGCTTTGCAGGTATGTGTTCGTCGGCCACGATCATGATACTAAAATATGCCTCTTCGAATTTTTCACGAAGCTCATCGGGTGAGCATACTTTGTCTTCCGGTTTTTGCTCTTTTTCAGGTTTTCCGAGTTGCttgataataattgacatttgAACTTCGAACTCCTCTTGCAAACGTTGGACGGTAGCATACATCATTCGGAACTTTGTTAATGAAGTCTTATTGGTCGGTTCATTTTCTAATGCAACTCCGGCTGCACGTATCCTATTTATTCGGTTTTGAATGTCATTAATACGAATCTTCGCCTCTTCATAAATACCCATGGTAGCGAATTAGTTTGGTTTATATGGTTTAGATCTACAGTGATAGATTAAACCGAAAAccctttcttttttttttttttttttttttttttaatcacggTGTATACGGTTTATTTACGGTGTATACGGtaccacatatattattacactcaaTGGCCTACTTACGTTACTAATAATATTGCTTATGAACTTGACCTTATATTAATTGCGATCACTAATTATAATAGCATgtatgtttgtaaatatttttaatcattatcatCGGGTCAAAGTCCATCCGCAGTTCGGTTcacacagatttttttttttttttttggtaattggTTATCGTGTtacgtaataatttaataacacaaatgcctatattatttatcaaataatccgtataattttatattatagtattatactaattattaatgttttttttttttcgaattttaacGGTAAGTGGTAATcacttagaatataataatatcctaggcCGAACGGACCAAATGTTTGGTTGTTTGGTATAAGTGGACTGTATAAATGTTCTCTATAGGttttaacgaaataaaataacaaccgGTACTTAAGTTTGCGGTGATATGAATCGACGGACTACTATTAACAAATCAGTTACGTAAATGGTATGGGGGCACAAAAATAGTGCTGGCCAGCAagtggaaattataataaatatctaacacaaaattaatactaaaataataagataaaacaaacataggaaaatataaaatatgtataaattattgtatataaaccgTGATGGCGACTGCTAGTTTTGGACGCTGAACGGGGTTGTTGAACAAGACGGTGAAGTGTTCCACGGGGTGACGGTGTCGGTAACGCACTACACAAAATTCTGGTACTTGGTGCCACGGTCAAAAAAATGGATCTACTATTAGGTCGGTATTCGGTACATTCGGTATTCGATCGCGGTAGTATTTTGATCGCGGACTTGGTCGCGTCCGTTGTTCGCGGCACACAATACGCGGTACAGAAAAGTTGCGAGAGAGAGTATGTGTTACGGCGACTATCGGAACTCGGAAGCCCTATCAAACCGTGATTACAGTGTGTGACGACGTCGTCGTCTAAACATACTGCCCCCGTTGAAGGTACCTAGTTACCTTCAAAAGTTAATGGCAAGCGACACAGTTTCACCGCTGGacgttttacaatttttcccTCTGCGGTCCGGACGTTGGCGACTCGAACTATTTTGTCCTCTCCTGGGAAGACTTCTATCACTCGAGCCGTTTTCCATGTGAGGGGTGGAGTTGGTTCCTTAATAATTACAAGGTCCCCTAGCGCCAGGTTGGTTTCAATTTTGTTCCATTTGGATTTGGTTTGAATTGTATGCAAGTATTCCTGCTGCCAACGTTCCCAAAAATGTTGTTGCAGTTGTTGGACTAGTTTCCAGCGTTGGTGAAGTTCCAGCTTTGGTAAGGTTTTAATTGTATCTGGCGTCGGCATGGTAACGATTGGTTCTAACGTTAAAAAATGTCCAGCGGTTAGTGGTTGTAGGTCGTTAGGATCTGATGACATGGAACCTATTGGACGTGAGTTTAATATTGCCTCAATTCGGTGAAAGATGGTGTTCAACTCTTCGTAGGTCAGAATTTGTTCTTTGATCGTTCGATGTAAGAGGGTCTTAGCGGATTTTACTGCTGCCTCCCATAGACCACCCATATGTGGAGCAGCGGGTGGATTCAAATGCCATCTTATCTGGTGGGTCGCAAGACCTCTCTCTACTTCGTCGGGCTTAATCAATTTCTGTATTACCTCCAAGTAGTTTTTCGCACCCACAAAATTAGTGCCGCAGTCACTATATATAGCTTCACAGCGACCACGTCGACTAATGAATCTATTAAGGGCTGATAGAAACAGGCACGTGGTTAAATCGCTTACAAGTTCGAGATGAACTGCTCGAGTTGCCATACAGACAAATATACACAGGTAACCTTTTGTGGCTTGAATTCGTCGTAACAAAGCGGCCTTTACCCAAAAAGGGCCTGCAAAGTCAACTCCTACCTGTGCAAACGCTTTGATACTTGCAACACGAGCTCGAGGCAATG includes the following:
- the LOC103310630 gene encoding uncharacterized protein LOC103310630, whose translation is MVTLAWINTPSANLKTFVGNRVAKIQELTSQKIWRYVPSAQNPVDCASRGLTPSEIVDHPLWWNGPTFLRQPLDTWPQQANISDTDRVENHSATATPTQLDESCVILYASSELSKVLRLAAYWLRLRQRLGRPPRVQYQTNRPSAQETRDALQALIRWVQHIHFAEDWNCLRQNRPCTPKLRMLGAYLDLDNDLIRVGGRLKNSDLPYEAKHPILLPKQSQLTILLIDYVHSLHCHPGPQTTQNILHQDYWILSARSVIRKRLHQCIPCFQAKPKPMNPMMGALPRARVASIKAFAQVGVDFAGPFWVKAALLRRIQATKGYLCIFVCMATRAVHLELVSDLTTCLFLSALNRFISRRGRCEAIYSDCGTNFVGAKNYLEVIQKLIKPDEVERGLATHQIRWHLNPPAAPHMGGLWEAAVKSAKTLLHRTIKEQILTYEELNTIFHRIEAILNSRPIGSMSSDPNDLQPLTAGHFLTLEPIVTMPTPDTIKTLPKLELHQRWKLVQQLQQHFWERWQQEYLHTIQTKSKWNKIETNLALGDLVIIKEPTPPLTWKTARVIEVFPGEDKIVRVANVRTAEGKIVKRPAVKLCRLPLTFEGN